One part of the Saprospiraceae bacterium genome encodes these proteins:
- a CDS encoding cytochrome c oxidase subunit 3 produces the protein MASEQTLHTHDINEQESVWMGGKEPFKASYGKLMMWYFLLSDAFTFAGFLIAYGTLRFSSATWPVPDFVFSSLPGGIHHKPLIFVTFMTFVLIVSSVTMVRAVQEGHRYNKKGVVFWMLMTILGGLCFLGCQAWEWTTLMGGEHMTIHKNPFGTHIESGVYLEGDGHDVKAGDTFHIGTTYLIHKHGEDWAPLKYKVTSGDIKEQQFGPKAFGALFFFITGFHGFHVLSGVAFLLIIMINVASGVYAQRKNHYEMVEKIGLYWHFVDLVWVFVFLVFYLL, from the coding sequence ATGGCATCTGAACAAACTTTACATACACACGATATAAACGAGCAAGAATCGGTTTGGATGGGTGGAAAAGAACCATTTAAAGCGAGTTACGGCAAGCTTATGATGTGGTATTTTCTATTATCAGACGCATTTACGTTTGCAGGATTTTTAATTGCTTATGGAACTTTAAGGTTTAGTAGTGCAACATGGCCTGTACCGGATTTTGTTTTTTCAAGCTTACCAGGCGGAATTCATCATAAGCCATTGATATTTGTAACTTTCATGACCTTCGTACTGATTGTAAGTAGCGTTACGATGGTTCGTGCAGTGCAAGAGGGCCATCGCTATAACAAAAAAGGGGTTGTTTTCTGGATGTTGATGACAATTTTAGGAGGCTTATGCTTTTTAGGATGTCAGGCTTGGGAATGGACGACCTTAATGGGTGGAGAACATATGACAATTCATAAAAATCCATTTGGTACCCATATAGAATCAGGTGTTTATTTAGAAGGAGATGGGCACGATGTAAAGGCAGGTGATACATTTCATATTGGAACTACATATTTAATTCATAAACATGGTGAAGACTGGGCACCTTTAAAATACAAAGTGACTTCCGGGGATATTAAAGAACAGCAATTTGGGCCTAAAGCATTTGGCGCTTTATTCTTTTTTATAACAGGATTTCATGGTTTTCACGTATTGAGTGGGGTAGCGTTTTTATTAATTATTATGATAAATGTTGCTAGCGGTGTTTATGCCCAACGAAAAAATCATTACGAAATGGTTGAAAAAATAGGGCTTTATTGGCATTTTGTAGACTTGGTATGGGTATTTGTATTCTTGGTATTTTATCTACTTTAA
- a CDS encoding cytochrome C oxidase subunit IV family protein: protein MAHLSYEEGKKVVFKGFVLLGIVTILEVMVALVGKGYIIHGFHLPRSIMYLLMISMSIYKAYYIIFEFMHMRYEVPGLMRSVLMPTMLLIWAIIAFFTEGNTWYHWRKQVNDRPIAQFSMPSSHHNKETIHSNTTDTTQHDNILNVKHNTEAVDSNAHKAH, encoded by the coding sequence ATGGCACATTTAAGTTACGAGGAAGGTAAAAAAGTAGTATTCAAAGGTTTTGTACTGTTGGGTATAGTAACGATTTTAGAAGTTATGGTGGCCTTAGTGGGTAAAGGCTATATTATTCATGGCTTTCATTTACCCCGTTCTATCATGTATTTATTGATGATTTCAATGTCAATTTATAAGGCATATTATATCATTTTCGAATTCATGCACATGCGATATGAAGTACCTGGACTTATGAGAAGTGTATTAATGCCAACAATGTTATTGATTTGGGCTATTATAGCGTTCTTTACAGAAGGAAATACATGGTATCATTGGAGAAAACAAGTAAATGATAGACCCATTGCACAATTTTCTATGCCGTCTTCTCATCATAATAAAGAAACCATACATTCAAATACAACGGATACCACCCAACATGATAATATCCTGAATGTGAAGCATAATACAGAAGCTGTTGATAGTAATGCACATAAAGCTCATTAA
- a CDS encoding DUF420 domain-containing protein, whose product MHWSESAIKKLNIFATIFSVLILLVVVFMRKIHVESTIDFSFLPKFHSSLNALCAVVLIAAFVQIKKRNIQNHKRLMTLAISISFLFLISYVIYHITSVEVKYCKEGWIRFIYFSLLISHVVLSGISFPFIVFTYVRGLTEQFERHKKLAKIIFPIWLYICISGPLCYLLLVPCFNT is encoded by the coding sequence ATGCATTGGAGCGAATCAGCGATAAAAAAATTAAATATTTTTGCTACAATATTTAGTGTTTTAATATTGTTAGTTGTGGTATTTATGCGTAAAATTCATGTCGAATCTACCATCGATTTTTCATTCCTTCCGAAATTTCATTCGAGTTTAAATGCCTTGTGTGCAGTCGTATTAATTGCAGCATTTGTTCAAATAAAAAAAAGAAACATTCAGAATCACAAACGGCTAATGACTTTAGCAATCAGTATATCTTTTCTGTTTTTAATCTCCTATGTTATTTATCATATTACAAGTGTAGAAGTAAAATATTGTAAAGAAGGATGGATTCGTTTTATTTATTTTTCATTATTGATAAGTCATGTTGTTTTATCTGGAATTAGTTTTCCATTTATTGTTTTTACATATGTTCGTGGTTTAACGGAGCAGTTTGAAAGGCATAAAAAATTAGCTAAAATTATATTTCCAATTTGGCTATATATCTGCATAAGTGGACCCTTATGCTATTTATTATTAGTTCCTTGTTTTAATACATAA
- the ung gene encoding uracil-DNA glycosylase, whose product MHTVKIESSWKELLKNEFNTLYFQQVSEQIRSEKAKGSIIYPPGPLIFNAFNSCPFDKLKVVILGQDPYHGPGEAMGLCFSVPKGIHIPPSLLNIYKELKRSFGFEIPIHGDLSKWTREGVLLLNASLTVRHKMPNSHKNIGWEHFTDEVIRKISTHKNQIVFMLWGNFAKSKKPLIDSNKHLILESPHPSPLARGGFIGNSHFLLANNYLIDNNIQPIDWKIN is encoded by the coding sequence ATGCATACAGTAAAGATAGAATCAAGTTGGAAAGAATTATTGAAAAATGAGTTTAATACCCTCTATTTTCAACAAGTTTCTGAACAAATTCGTTCCGAAAAAGCCAAAGGATCGATAATTTATCCTCCAGGCCCATTAATCTTCAATGCTTTCAACTCCTGCCCGTTTGATAAACTAAAAGTTGTAATTCTTGGCCAAGATCCATATCACGGTCCAGGTGAAGCCATGGGGCTCTGTTTTTCAGTGCCTAAAGGGATTCATATTCCGCCATCATTACTTAATATTTATAAAGAATTAAAGCGGAGTTTTGGCTTTGAAATTCCGATTCATGGAGATTTAAGTAAATGGACCCGGGAAGGTGTCCTTTTATTAAATGCTTCCTTGACAGTCCGCCATAAAATGCCAAATTCACATAAAAACATAGGTTGGGAGCATTTTACAGATGAAGTTATACGCAAGATTAGTACTCATAAAAATCAAATTGTGTTTATGCTATGGGGAAATTTTGCAAAATCAAAAAAGCCCTTAATCGATTCAAACAAACATCTTATTTTAGAAAGTCCTCACCCTTCGCCTCTGGCAAGGGGTGGATTCATAGGGAATTCTCATTTTTTATTAGCTAATAACTATTTGATTGACAATAACATACAACCAATAGATTGGAAAATTAACTAA